From the genome of Candidatus Tectomicrobia bacterium, one region includes:
- a CDS encoding PaaI family thioesterase, whose translation MVQGGGNPGERERGPAGAQTLSKDELQALIKNRWKENFNGLVGLEFLDGGEGFSRLRLPVRPEILQPWGSVHGGAIATLLDVTGGVGAHLSYPRGYRLLTLELKINYIGTQGQGALLSEGAMLHRGRRTTVWQMRAVDEAGGRLRAHATGTYIVLEGGPEGFPG comes from the coding sequence GTGGTGCAGGGCGGGGGAAATCCGGGGGAGCGGGAGAGGGGGCCGGCGGGGGCCCAGACCCTCTCGAAGGACGAGCTCCAGGCGCTCATCAAGAACCGCTGGAAGGAGAACTTCAACGGCCTGGTGGGGCTGGAGTTCCTCGACGGAGGGGAGGGCTTCTCCCGGCTGAGGCTGCCGGTGCGGCCGGAGATCCTCCAGCCCTGGGGCTCGGTCCACGGCGGGGCCATCGCCACCCTCCTGGACGTCACGGGGGGCGTGGGCGCCCACCTGAGCTATCCGCGCGGCTACCGGCTGCTGACCCTCGAATTGAAGATCAACTACATCGGCACCCAGGGCCAGGGCGCCCTCCTCTCCGAGGGCGCCATGCTGCACCGGGGGCGCCGCACGACGGTCTGGCAGATGAGGGCGGTGGACGAGGCGGGCGGCCGCCTGCGCGCCCACGCCACCGGCACCTACATCGTCCTCGAAGGGGGCCCCGAGGGCTTCCCGGGCTGA